The proteins below come from a single Methyloprofundus sedimenti genomic window:
- a CDS encoding ABC transporter substrate-binding protein has translation MTYLFKIVFFILSFSSLSACNDLVLNSPYPASAEKNQSVLYSSFSERPRHLDPAKSYSSNEYTFIGQIYEPPFQYHYLKRPYELEPLTATQMPEVTYMDSSEKELAMDAPADEIAFSDYIIEIKPGIKFQPHAALARNQKGEYLYHKLKQTQLSDINVLSDFTRTGTRELTAADYVHQIKRLVHPQISSPINELMKQYIAGLDDYAVTIKDKPLLALEDYAISGVQVLDKYRYKIRIKGKYPQFIYWLAMPFFAPMPWEADAFYSQQGLIDKNITLDWQPLGTGPFMLEENNPNLRMVMLKNPNYHAAFYPQEGEPGDKEKGLLQDAGKRLPLIDKAVYQLEKETIPYWNKFLQGYYDASGIASDSFDQAVQFTGGGELGLTPSMQDKGIQLQTVVTSSIFYMGFNMLDSVVGGDSEQARKLRLAISIAIDYEEYISIFMNGRGVAAHGVIPPEIFGFHAGEQGINPYVYDWDGKQARRKPLQTAMQLMQEAGYAEGIDKKTGEALILYLDTAASGPDDRARLNWYRKQFSKLGIQLVIRATDYNRFQQKMLNGNAQIFMWGWNADYPDPENFFFLLYGPNGKVTHGGENAVNYQNRDFDRLFKQMSYMENTPERLAMVKEMQEIIRHDAPWVYGFHPKSFSLSHNWYYNLKPNLMANNKLKYQRIDPKQREILRKQWNQPVLWPIVLVVFLIVLLVLPAVRSFQRRAKETIK, from the coding sequence GTGACTTACCTATTTAAAATCGTCTTTTTTATTTTAAGCTTCTCAAGTTTATCTGCCTGTAATGATCTGGTACTTAACAGCCCTTATCCGGCATCTGCAGAAAAAAATCAGTCTGTTTTGTATTCGTCATTTTCAGAACGCCCACGGCATTTAGATCCTGCAAAGTCCTATAGTTCCAATGAATATACATTTATAGGTCAAATCTATGAACCACCTTTTCAGTATCATTATTTGAAACGCCCTTATGAGCTTGAGCCGTTAACAGCCACTCAAATGCCTGAGGTTACTTATATGGATAGTTCGGAAAAGGAATTAGCCATGGACGCACCCGCAGATGAAATCGCTTTTTCCGATTATATTATTGAGATCAAGCCGGGTATTAAATTTCAACCTCATGCTGCCCTGGCCAGAAATCAAAAGGGCGAGTACTTATATCATAAGTTAAAGCAAACGCAACTGTCTGATATCAATGTGCTCAGCGATTTTACCCGGACTGGAACACGCGAATTAACTGCTGCAGACTACGTACATCAGATTAAACGACTGGTGCACCCTCAAATTTCCTCACCTATTAACGAGCTAATGAAGCAATATATTGCCGGTTTGGATGATTATGCAGTAACGATAAAAGATAAACCACTTCTAGCGCTAGAAGATTATGCGATTAGTGGTGTACAAGTGTTAGATAAATACCGTTATAAAATACGTATTAAAGGTAAATATCCGCAATTTATTTATTGGCTGGCGATGCCATTTTTTGCGCCTATGCCTTGGGAGGCGGATGCCTTTTACAGTCAGCAAGGCTTGATTGATAAAAATATAACGCTGGATTGGCAGCCGTTGGGTACCGGTCCTTTTATGCTTGAGGAAAATAACCCAAATCTGCGCATGGTTATGCTTAAAAATCCAAATTATCATGCCGCTTTTTATCCGCAAGAAGGTGAGCCAGGTGACAAAGAAAAAGGTCTGTTACAAGATGCTGGAAAGCGCTTGCCTTTAATTGATAAGGCTGTTTATCAATTGGAAAAGGAAACGATTCCTTACTGGAATAAGTTTCTCCAGGGTTATTACGACGCCTCGGGTATCGCATCAGATAGTTTTGATCAGGCTGTGCAATTTACAGGAGGTGGCGAGCTTGGTTTGACACCTTCAATGCAGGATAAAGGCATACAATTACAAACCGTAGTTACCAGTTCAATTTTTTATATGGGCTTTAATATGCTCGACTCGGTCGTTGGCGGCGATAGCGAACAGGCGCGTAAGTTACGCCTCGCTATTTCTATTGCTATAGATTATGAAGAATATATTTCTATTTTTATGAATGGGCGTGGTGTCGCGGCGCACGGTGTGATTCCACCTGAAATTTTTGGTTTTCATGCTGGAGAGCAGGGTATTAATCCTTACGTCTATGACTGGGATGGTAAGCAGGCACGGCGCAAACCTTTGCAGACGGCCATGCAGTTAATGCAGGAAGCGGGTTATGCGGAGGGTATTGATAAAAAAACCGGTGAAGCCCTGATTTTATATTTAGATACAGCAGCCAGTGGCCCTGATGATAGAGCGCGTCTGAACTGGTATCGTAAGCAATTTTCTAAATTAGGCATACAATTAGTTATTAGAGCAACCGACTACAATCGTTTCCAGCAGAAAATGCTCAATGGTAATGCGCAAATTTTTATGTGGGGCTGGAATGCGGATTACCCTGATCCGGAAAACTTCTTTTTCCTTTTATATGGTCCGAATGGCAAAGTTACGCATGGTGGAGAAAATGCGGTAAATTATCAAAACAGGGATTTTGATCGTTTATTTAAGCAAATGAGTTATATGGAAAATACCCCGGAACGTTTAGCTATGGTCAAAGAAATGCAGGAAATAATTCGCCATGATGCACCGTGGGTTTATGGGTTTCATCCCAAAAGTTTTTCCTTATCTCATAACTGGTACTACAATTTAAAGCCTAATTTAATGGCTAATAATAAATTAAAATATCAGCGTATAGATCCGAAACAACGTGAAATTTTGCGCAAACAGTGGAATCAGCCAGTTTTATGGCCGATTGTGTTGGTAGTTTTTTTAATAGTCCTGTTAGTTCTACCTGCGGTTCGAAGTTTTCAACGACGTGCCAAGGAGACTATTAAATAA
- a CDS encoding ABC transporter permease, with protein MFNYILRRFLYAFPLLLGVNILTFVLFFIVNSPDDMARMQLGQKHVTAKAIDNWKQQRGYNLPLLINQNEAGVDKITNTIFYQKSLRLFAFDFGISDSGRNIGKDIQQRMWPSLAVALPTLVVGLLINISVALMMVMFRQSYLEFSIIVLCIIIMSISSLFYIIGGQFVVGKLMMLVPISGYDTGINAYKFLILPVLISVVSGVGAGARWYRTLFLEEIEQDYVRTARAKGLTETQVLFKHVLKNAMIPILTGVVVVLPLLFMGSLITESFFSIPGLGSYTIDAINSQDFAIVRAMVFLGSVLYIIGLLLTDISYTIVDPRVRLS; from the coding sequence ATGTTTAACTATATTCTGCGGCGTTTTTTATATGCTTTTCCTTTATTATTGGGGGTTAATATCCTGACCTTTGTTTTGTTCTTTATTGTAAATAGTCCTGATGATATGGCGAGAATGCAATTGGGCCAGAAGCATGTCACAGCAAAGGCGATAGATAACTGGAAGCAGCAACGGGGTTATAATTTGCCTCTACTGATCAATCAAAATGAAGCGGGAGTGGATAAAATTACAAACACTATTTTTTATCAAAAATCTTTGCGCTTATTCGCTTTTGATTTTGGTATTTCGGATAGTGGCAGAAATATAGGCAAGGATATACAGCAACGAATGTGGCCCAGCTTAGCTGTTGCTTTACCCACTCTAGTGGTCGGTTTATTGATTAATATCAGTGTTGCTTTAATGATGGTTATGTTTCGGCAAAGCTATCTGGAGTTTAGCATCATCGTGCTGTGTATCATTATTATGTCGATCTCCTCTTTATTTTATATTATCGGTGGCCAGTTTGTAGTCGGAAAACTAATGATGCTAGTACCGATTTCTGGTTATGATACCGGGATAAATGCTTATAAGTTTCTTATTTTACCGGTACTTATAAGCGTAGTGTCTGGCGTAGGAGCTGGGGCGCGCTGGTATCGCACTTTATTTTTAGAAGAAATAGAACAGGATTATGTGCGTACCGCGCGTGCAAAAGGGCTGACTGAAACACAGGTATTATTTAAACATGTATTAAAAAACGCCATGATTCCAATTTTAACGGGCGTAGTGGTCGTGCTGCCGCTATTGTTTATGGGCAGTTTGATTACCGAGTCATTCTTCAGTATTCCAGGTTTAGGCAGTTATACTATTGATGCTATAAACAGTCAGGATTTTGCTATTGTCAGAGCTATGGTTTTTCTGGGGTCTGTGCTTTATATTATTGGCTTATTGTTAACCGATATTTCTTATACCATAGTCGATCCTCGCGTGCGCTTATCTTGA
- a CDS encoding c-type cytochrome: MNNKAMALAIGLTALSNIQHTAQAANIDAGKDAFESCRGCHSAPGYSNVYPTYYVPKIGGQVAAYTVAALTAYKESNRPHGTMKANSYGLSEQKIENIAAYLATITDGSTKANANGGDAANGEKLAASCLACHNDDTKAGATNPRLAGQHANYMERAMRQYQSGERKNALMQSMVQGLSPDEIKDIAAYFTSLKGLTATK; the protein is encoded by the coding sequence ATGAATAACAAAGCAATGGCATTGGCTATAGGTCTCACCGCATTATCAAATATCCAGCATACAGCACAGGCTGCTAATATTGATGCAGGAAAAGATGCTTTTGAAAGCTGCAGAGGCTGTCATAGCGCACCGGGGTATAGCAATGTTTACCCTACTTATTATGTACCTAAAATAGGAGGACAGGTTGCCGCATATACTGTCGCAGCTTTAACCGCTTATAAAGAATCAAATCGTCCGCACGGCACAATGAAGGCAAACAGCTATGGTCTATCAGAGCAAAAGATAGAAAATATTGCGGCATATTTGGCAACCATAACGGATGGCTCAACAAAAGCCAATGCAAACGGCGGTGATGCAGCGAACGGTGAAAAATTAGCCGCTTCTTGCCTGGCTTGCCACAATGACGATACTAAAGCAGGCGCGACTAACCCACGATTAGCTGGACAGCATGCAAATTACATGGAAAGAGCGATGCGGCAATATCAATCTGGTGAACGTAAAAATGCGCTAATGCAATCAATGGTGCAAGGACTATCTCCTGATGAGATAAAAGATATCGCTGCATATTTCACTAGCTTAAAAGGTTTAACTGCTACAAAATAA
- a CDS encoding type I restriction-modification system subunit M N-terminal domain-containing protein, with protein MAIKKNQLYSSLWASCDELRGGMDASQYKDYVLTLLFMKYVSDKYAGDPHGMIEVPEGGGLH; from the coding sequence ATGGCAATAAAAAAGAACCAACTTTACTCTTCACTCTGGGCGAGCTGCGATGAACTGCGTGGCGGTATGGATGCTTCTCAATACAAGGATTATGTACTGACACTGCTATTTATGAAGTATGTGTCCGATAAATATGCGGGTGATCCACATGGCATGATTGAGGTGCCAGAAGGGGGGGGCTTACACTGA
- a CDS encoding type I restriction-modification system subunit M — protein sequence MRCQKGGAYTDLIALKNDKEIGDKINKIIGKLVEVNDLKGVIDVADFNDEDKLGKGKDMVDRLTKLVGIFQSLNFTANRVEGDDLLGDAYEYLMRHFATDSGKSKGQFYTPSEVSRILAKVVGITDKTNQNQTVYDPTCGSGSLLLKAADEAPRGLTIYGQEMDNATAALARMNMILHDNVSAKIWQDNTLASPQWKDANGNLKTFDFAVANPPFSFKSWSSGINLINDEFKRFEYGVPPDKNGDFAFLLHILKSLKSTGKGAVILPHGVLFRGNAEARIREKLIHQGYIKGIIGLPANLFYGTGIPACIIVMDKEYASARAFSQDKKQCIFMIDASKGFIKDGNKNRLRSQDIHKVVDVFTKQLELPRFSRMVSFSEIATNDYNLNIPRYIDSSEPEDLHDLSAHLSGGIPNRDIDALDSYWQVFPSIRASLFKPAREGYSDSLIEASQVKTSILNHPEFKAFAETSLAIFTQWKKNAQLKDITQGDKPKALIERISESLLNDYVAADLLSKYDIYQILMNYWEEVMQDDVYVLTQDGWAAAKQLRELVAKKGEKLKETPDLIINKAKYKAELISPALIVKRYFQTEQTALEKLQTKLDTATQTLESFIEEHNGEEGLLVDAQTDAGKITKASVATRLKLAIDADEIKVLNQCKQWIEAEAKAKQAVKDAQEKLDKQVFTKYPELTEEDIKTLVVDDKWLATLESNIQAEIERVTQQLANRVKTLEERYAEPMPQITEEVSELSAKVAEHLQRMGLAW from the coding sequence TTGAGGTGCCAGAAGGGGGGGGCTTACACTGACTTAATCGCATTAAAAAACGATAAAGAAATTGGCGATAAAATTAACAAAATTATCGGTAAATTAGTAGAAGTCAATGACCTCAAAGGTGTCATTGATGTGGCTGACTTTAATGATGAAGATAAACTCGGTAAAGGTAAGGATATGGTGGACCGCCTTACCAAGTTGGTGGGCATCTTTCAGAGCTTAAATTTTACAGCTAATCGTGTTGAAGGTGATGATCTGCTGGGTGATGCTTACGAATACTTAATGCGCCATTTCGCAACGGATTCAGGAAAAAGTAAGGGGCAGTTTTACACGCCTTCTGAAGTTTCTCGTATTCTTGCTAAAGTCGTGGGTATTACGGATAAAACGAATCAGAATCAAACTGTCTATGATCCCACTTGTGGTTCAGGTTCATTATTATTGAAAGCGGCTGATGAAGCACCGCGTGGTCTGACGATTTATGGTCAGGAAATGGATAATGCGACGGCTGCCTTAGCACGCATGAACATGATTTTGCATGATAATGTGTCGGCCAAAATTTGGCAGGACAATACTTTAGCCAGCCCACAGTGGAAAGATGCTAACGGTAATCTAAAAACCTTTGATTTTGCTGTCGCTAATCCGCCATTCTCGTTTAAATCATGGAGTAGTGGTATTAATCTCATTAATGATGAATTTAAGCGTTTTGAATACGGTGTGCCACCTGATAAAAACGGTGATTTTGCTTTCTTATTGCATATTCTTAAATCACTTAAAAGCACCGGTAAAGGCGCAGTTATTTTACCGCATGGGGTTTTATTCCGAGGCAATGCCGAAGCGCGTATTCGTGAGAAATTAATTCATCAAGGTTATATCAAAGGCATTATTGGCTTACCTGCTAATCTCTTTTACGGGACAGGTATACCCGCGTGTATTATCGTCATGGATAAAGAGTATGCCAGTGCAAGAGCCTTCAGCCAAGATAAAAAGCAATGCATTTTTATGATCGATGCCAGCAAAGGGTTTATTAAGGACGGTAATAAAAATAGGTTACGCAGTCAGGATATTCATAAAGTAGTCGATGTTTTTACCAAACAACTCGAACTCCCACGTTTCAGCCGCATGGTTAGTTTTAGTGAAATTGCCACTAACGACTATAACTTAAATATTCCGCGCTATATTGATTCCAGTGAACCTGAAGACCTGCATGATTTAAGTGCTCATTTATCAGGTGGTATACCTAATCGTGATATTGATGCGCTGGATAGCTATTGGCAAGTCTTTCCCAGTATTAGAGCTTCGCTATTCAAGCCAGCTCGTGAAGGCTATAGTGATTCGCTTATTGAGGCGAGTCAGGTCAAAACCAGCATTCTCAATCACCCTGAATTTAAAGCGTTTGCAGAGACGTCATTAGCCATTTTTACCCAATGGAAAAAAAACGCCCAGCTTAAAGATATTACCCAAGGCGATAAACCCAAAGCATTGATAGAGCGTATTTCTGAAAGTTTGTTAAATGATTATGTGGCTGCCGATTTACTCAGTAAATACGACATCTATCAAATCTTAATGAATTACTGGGAAGAAGTCATGCAGGATGATGTTTATGTGTTAACTCAGGATGGCTGGGCCGCAGCTAAACAATTGCGTGAATTGGTGGCTAAAAAAGGTGAGAAATTAAAAGAAACCCCTGACCTGATTATTAATAAAGCCAAATACAAAGCTGAATTAATTTCCCCTGCGTTAATTGTTAAGCGTTATTTTCAGACCGAACAAACCGCACTTGAAAAACTACAAACCAAATTAGACACCGCGACTCAAACGCTGGAAAGTTTTATAGAAGAACATAATGGCGAAGAGGGTTTATTAGTCGATGCACAAACTGATGCAGGGAAAATAACTAAAGCCAGTGTCGCCACGCGATTAAAACTAGCGATAGATGCCGATGAGATTAAGGTTTTAAATCAGTGTAAACAATGGATTGAGGCAGAGGCCAAAGCCAAGCAAGCCGTTAAAGACGCACAGGAAAAACTGGATAAGCAGGTTTTTACTAAATATCCTGAGTTGACGGAAGAAGACATTAAAACGCTGGTGGTTGATGATAAATGGCTCGCTACTTTAGAATCCAATATTCAGGCAGAGATTGAACGCGTTACCCAGCAGTTAGCTAATCGAGTGAAAACACTGGAAGAGCGCTATGCAGAACCAATGCCGCAAATTACTGAAGAAGTGAGCGAGTTGTCGGCTAAAGTGGCTGAGCATTTGCAGCGGATGGGGTTGGCGTGGTGA
- a CDS encoding restriction endonuclease subunit S translates to MVINEAQAKYLNTGESKNPILEKIVCPKGYKLTEVGVIPSDWNTYRISDVVDKIVGGGTPSRNIPEYWGNAIPWVTVKDFTTFNPNQAQEYISKKGLLNSSSNLIPKGVLITSTRMALGKAVIYDVDVSINQDLKAVFPKKILDTKFLYYWFQKNADLIEELGSGSTVKGISLSDLRGMIFVTPLVAEQATIAKALSDIDALIISLEKLIAKKQAIKTATMQQLLTGKKRLPGFGEGKVYKQTELGEIPEDWEIKPLGEILKIRHGKSQKEVIDDNGVYPILATGGEIGRTNIALYSKPSVLIGRKGTIDVPRYMNSPFWTVDTLFYSEINNNSDAKYIFYKFGFIDWYSYSEASGVPSLNAATIEKILQVLPSSKDEQIAISDVITNFDEDIKLLQVQLVKTQQIKQGMMQELLTGANSSN, encoded by the coding sequence GTGGTGATAAATGAGGCGCAGGCTAAATATTTAAATACTGGCGAATCGAAAAATCCAATATTAGAAAAGATTGTTTGCCCTAAAGGTTATAAGCTGACTGAGGTTGGGGTGATTCCAAGTGATTGGAATACATATAGGATATCAGATGTTGTAGATAAAATTGTTGGTGGGGGGACTCCAAGCAGGAATATTCCAGAATATTGGGGAAATGCAATCCCGTGGGTTACGGTTAAAGATTTTACTACTTTTAATCCAAATCAGGCGCAGGAGTATATATCAAAAAAAGGACTGTTAAATAGCTCAAGTAACCTCATACCAAAAGGTGTATTAATTACATCAACAAGAATGGCTCTTGGAAAAGCTGTTATTTATGATGTTGATGTTTCTATAAACCAAGACTTAAAAGCAGTTTTCCCCAAAAAAATATTGGACACCAAGTTTTTATATTATTGGTTCCAAAAAAATGCTGATTTAATTGAAGAGCTTGGAAGTGGAAGCACTGTCAAAGGTATATCTTTATCTGATTTAAGAGGAATGATTTTTGTTACACCTCTAGTGGCTGAGCAAGCAACCATAGCCAAAGCCTTATCTGATATAGATGCCTTAATCATCTCATTAGAAAAGCTCATAGCAAAAAAACAAGCGATCAAAACCGCCACTATGCAACAACTGCTAACAGGCAAAAAACGCTTGCCAGGCTTTGGTGAAGGAAAAGTCTATAAACAGACTGAGCTGGGTGAGATTCCTGAGGATTGGGAAATAAAACCGCTTGGAGAAATATTAAAAATTAGGCATGGTAAAAGTCAAAAAGAAGTAATTGACGATAATGGTGTGTATCCGATTCTTGCAACTGGTGGAGAAATTGGTCGAACGAATATAGCTTTATATTCAAAGCCTTCTGTTTTAATTGGTAGAAAGGGAACAATAGACGTACCTAGATATATGAATTCACCCTTTTGGACTGTTGATACTTTGTTTTATTCTGAAATAAATAACAACTCTGATGCTAAATATATATTTTATAAATTTGGATTTATTGATTGGTATTCGTATAGCGAAGCTTCTGGAGTTCCTAGTTTAAATGCTGCAACAATTGAAAAAATTCTTCAAGTATTACCATCTAGTAAAGATGAACAAATAGCAATTTCAGATGTAATAACAAATTTTGATGAAGACATTAAGCTGTTGCAAGTTCAATTGGTTAAAACACAACAAATCAAACAAGGCATGATGCAAGAATTACTAACAGGCGCGAATTCAAGCAATTAA
- a CDS encoding IS30 family transposase — protein sequence MNTFNHLTQEERFYIYTQLKQGVSKNQIAITLGRHKSTIGREITRNTGQCGYRYKQAERIAKQRHIDKPKNIKMTAELQQIITPLIKEKWSPDCISGRLKQQGKDSVSHETIYRYILANKAAGGDLYTYLRHQAKPYRKRYGKNDYRGTIPSRVDIDERPQVVDDKTRLGDWEADTVIGKGHKGVLVTLTERVSKLNFAISIERKESELTKEAIINALEPFKRWVHTITFDNGREFCGHEAIAKTLDCGTYFAKPYHSWQRGLNENHNGLLRQYFPKKEPLDKVTQDEVDSAITALNHRPRKGLNYRTPWEVFCQITGVDINKSQGVALIA from the coding sequence ATGAACACGTTTAACCATCTAACCCAAGAGGAAAGATTTTACATTTATACGCAACTAAAACAAGGCGTTTCTAAGAATCAAATAGCCATCACATTGGGGCGTCATAAATCGACTATTGGACGTGAAATTACGCGTAATACAGGTCAGTGTGGTTATCGTTACAAGCAAGCTGAGAGAATAGCTAAACAACGCCATATTGATAAGCCCAAAAACATCAAGATGACGGCTGAGTTACAACAGATAATAACGCCTTTAATCAAAGAGAAATGGAGCCCTGACTGTATTTCAGGACGCTTAAAACAACAAGGTAAGGACTCCGTCAGTCATGAGACTATTTACCGTTATATTTTAGCTAACAAAGCAGCCGGTGGCGATTTGTATACTTATTTGAGGCATCAAGCCAAACCTTATCGTAAGCGATATGGAAAAAATGATTATCGCGGAACGATACCCAGCCGTGTTGATATTGATGAGCGACCACAAGTGGTTGATGATAAAACGCGTTTAGGTGATTGGGAAGCAGATACTGTTATCGGTAAAGGACATAAAGGCGTATTGGTGACGCTGACTGAACGGGTCTCAAAGCTCAACTTCGCCATCTCAATTGAGCGTAAAGAATCTGAATTAACGAAAGAGGCGATTATCAATGCTCTTGAGCCTTTTAAACGTTGGGTTCACACGATTACCTTTGATAATGGACGTGAGTTTTGTGGGCATGAAGCCATTGCAAAAACACTTGACTGCGGCACTTATTTTGCCAAACCGTATCATTCGTGGCAACGAGGTTTAAATGAAAACCACAATGGCTTATTAAGGCAATACTTCCCTAAAAAAGAACCTTTGGATAAGGTAACTCAAGATGAGGTTGATAGTGCCATTACAGCACTTAATCATCGTCCAAGAAAAGGGTTAAATTACAGAACTCCATGGGAAGTATTTTGCCAAATAACGGGGGTTGATATAAATAAATCACAGGGTGTTGCATTAATTGCTTGA